A stretch of Megalobrama amblycephala isolate DHTTF-2021 linkage group LG14, ASM1881202v1, whole genome shotgun sequence DNA encodes these proteins:
- the LOC125244635 gene encoding cholinesterase 1 isoform X2 has product MRPYRCVLGVCVLASVLISTGSSTEEQMKLAALLRSVSPAVLIPDQPLIKDLQTATGPKLLIKDGTIQGLALDKSYVFYGIPFADPPVGTYRWKPPRPVTPWRGVRDATYPRAACMQACIGPISDECPKKVSEDCLYLNVFVPLSVNFAAPLLKPLPVMVWIHGGDFIAGSASKALYDGRYISNFTQTVVVSVAYRLGAFGFLVSGKDPRTSAVGNYGILDQQAALLWVQQNIAVFGGDPSKVTLFGESAGAQSVSLHLMIQSSKPLFRQAVFQSLPFSIPLKTRHESLKLGKNFAKMANCSVLDMECLLSLSPQAVLNAQIKSSSKVVNPFRFLEVFESWGPYIDGELIKEQSVSAFQKGHWQKEKPVLLGTTSEEGVIFVYGVFTKPVSAVECTVYTTAIFKQHTIKILRKYLPLYTDTDHRDMLAQIVTDYIFLCPSRRAARAGVLSGSSVWMYVFDHVASDPRVWSGLTFCYHHACHGAELPFLFDSAVVANFTMTQPERLLSNRMLCYWGAFAHAADPGSHTDMSVFCRQQRPPAWPRYTANSGWLIMNLTTHTHAQAGSRNDICDFWDKLGIYP; this is encoded by the exons ATGCGTCCGTACAGGTGTGTGttgggtgtgtgtgtgctggCGTCTGTGTTGATCAGCACTGGATCCAGTACAGAGGAGCAGATGAAGCTGGCGGCTTTACTGCGCAGTGTGTCTCCAGCAGTGCTGATCCCAGATCAGCCCCTCATCAAGGACCTTCAAACTGCTACTGGGCCCAAACTGCTGATTAAAGACGGGACCATCCAGGGCCTGGCGCTGGACAAGTCTTATGTGTTTTATGGGATCCCGTTCGCCGATCCACCTGTGGGAACGTACCGTTGGAAACCACCCCGGCCCGTCACGCCGTGGAGAGGGGTGCGCGACGCCACCTATCCCAGAGCGGCGTGCATGCAGGCCTGCATCGGACCCATTTCTGATGAGTGTCCCAAGAAG GTGAGTGAAGACTGTCTGTACCTGAACGTCTTTGTTCCTCTGAGCGTGAACTTCGCGGCTCCGCTGCTGAAGCCGCTGCCCGTCATGGTGTGGATCCACGGCGGGGATTTCATCGCGGGCTCCGCCTCCAAAGCGCTTTACGATGGGCGTTACATCAGTAACTTCACTCAAACGGTGGTCGTGAGCGTCGCCTACCGCCTGG GGGCTTTCGGCTTTCTAGTGTCAGGAAAAGACCCGAGGACATCAGCGGTGGGGAATTATGGGATTCTGGATCAGCAGGCGGCTTTACTCTGGGTGCAACAGAACATCGCCGTGTTTGGAGGAGACCCGAGCAAA GTGACTCTTTTTGGCGAGAGCGCAGGTGCTCAGTCGGTCAGTCTACATCTGATGATCCAGAGCAGCAAACCGCTCTTCAGACAGGCCGTTTTCCAGAGTTTACCCTTCTCCATTCCTCTGAAAACacg GCACGAGTCTCTGAAGCTGGGGAAGAACTTTGCAAAGATGGCCAACTGCTCGGTGTTGGACATGGAGTGTCTCCTGTCTCTCAGTCCTCAGGCGGTGCTGAACGCACAGATCAAATCCA GCTCAAAGGTGGTGAATCCTTTCCGCTTTCTGGAGGTGTTTGAGAGCTGGGGGCCGTATATCGACGGGGAGCTGATCAAGGAGCAGTCAGTGAGCGCCTTTCAGAAAGGACACTGGCAGAAGGAGAAACCCGTGCTGCTCG ggacCACCTCAGAAGAAGGCGTGATCTTTGTGTACGGCGTCTTCACTAAGCCCGTGTCAGCGGTCGAATGCACCGTCTACACGACGGCCATCTTCAAACAACACACCATCAAAATCCTGCGCAAATACCTGCCGCTCTACACAGACACAGACCACAGGGACATGCTGGCTCAG ATTGTGACAGACTACATCTTCCTGTGTCCGTCCCGGAGAGCCGCCCGTGCCGGCGTGTTGTCCGGCAGCTCCGTGTGGATGTATGTGTTCGATCACGTAGCGAGCGATCCTCGCGTGTGGTCGGGCTTGACGTTCTGTTACCATCACGCGTGTCACGGCGCAGAGCTGCCCTTCCTGTTCGACTCGGCCGTGGTGGCAAACTTCACTATGACTCAACCTGAGCGACTGCTGTCCAATCGCATGCTGTGCTACTGGGGTGCGTTCGCCCACGCGGCTGACCCCGGGTCACACACCGACATGAGCGTGTTCTGTCGACAGCAGCGTCCTCCGGCGTGGCCACGCTACACGGCTAACAGCGGCTGGCTGATCATGAACCTCACGACGCACACCCACGCTCAGGCAGGATCACGCAACGACATCTGTGACTTCTGGGACAAGCTTGGAATCTACCCATAA
- the LOC125244635 gene encoding cholinesterase 1 isoform X1, giving the protein MRPYRCVLGVCVLASVLISTGSSTEEQMKLAALLRSVSPAVLIPDQPLIKDLQTATGPKLLIKDGTIQGLALDKSYVFYGIPFADPPVGTYRWKPPRPVTPWRGVRDATYPRAACMQACIGPISDECPKKVSGTQRQVSEDCLYLNVFVPLSVNFAAPLLKPLPVMVWIHGGDFIAGSASKALYDGRYISNFTQTVVVSVAYRLGAFGFLVSGKDPRTSAVGNYGILDQQAALLWVQQNIAVFGGDPSKVTLFGESAGAQSVSLHLMIQSSKPLFRQAVFQSLPFSIPLKTRHESLKLGKNFAKMANCSVLDMECLLSLSPQAVLNAQIKSSSKVVNPFRFLEVFESWGPYIDGELIKEQSVSAFQKGHWQKEKPVLLGTTSEEGVIFVYGVFTKPVSAVECTVYTTAIFKQHTIKILRKYLPLYTDTDHRDMLAQIVTDYIFLCPSRRAARAGVLSGSSVWMYVFDHVASDPRVWSGLTFCYHHACHGAELPFLFDSAVVANFTMTQPERLLSNRMLCYWGAFAHAADPGSHTDMSVFCRQQRPPAWPRYTANSGWLIMNLTTHTHAQAGSRNDICDFWDKLGIYP; this is encoded by the exons ATGCGTCCGTACAGGTGTGTGttgggtgtgtgtgtgctggCGTCTGTGTTGATCAGCACTGGATCCAGTACAGAGGAGCAGATGAAGCTGGCGGCTTTACTGCGCAGTGTGTCTCCAGCAGTGCTGATCCCAGATCAGCCCCTCATCAAGGACCTTCAAACTGCTACTGGGCCCAAACTGCTGATTAAAGACGGGACCATCCAGGGCCTGGCGCTGGACAAGTCTTATGTGTTTTATGGGATCCCGTTCGCCGATCCACCTGTGGGAACGTACCGTTGGAAACCACCCCGGCCCGTCACGCCGTGGAGAGGGGTGCGCGACGCCACCTATCCCAGAGCGGCGTGCATGCAGGCCTGCATCGGACCCATTTCTGATGAGTGTCCCAAGAAGGTGAGCGGGACACAACGACAG GTGAGTGAAGACTGTCTGTACCTGAACGTCTTTGTTCCTCTGAGCGTGAACTTCGCGGCTCCGCTGCTGAAGCCGCTGCCCGTCATGGTGTGGATCCACGGCGGGGATTTCATCGCGGGCTCCGCCTCCAAAGCGCTTTACGATGGGCGTTACATCAGTAACTTCACTCAAACGGTGGTCGTGAGCGTCGCCTACCGCCTGG GGGCTTTCGGCTTTCTAGTGTCAGGAAAAGACCCGAGGACATCAGCGGTGGGGAATTATGGGATTCTGGATCAGCAGGCGGCTTTACTCTGGGTGCAACAGAACATCGCCGTGTTTGGAGGAGACCCGAGCAAA GTGACTCTTTTTGGCGAGAGCGCAGGTGCTCAGTCGGTCAGTCTACATCTGATGATCCAGAGCAGCAAACCGCTCTTCAGACAGGCCGTTTTCCAGAGTTTACCCTTCTCCATTCCTCTGAAAACacg GCACGAGTCTCTGAAGCTGGGGAAGAACTTTGCAAAGATGGCCAACTGCTCGGTGTTGGACATGGAGTGTCTCCTGTCTCTCAGTCCTCAGGCGGTGCTGAACGCACAGATCAAATCCA GCTCAAAGGTGGTGAATCCTTTCCGCTTTCTGGAGGTGTTTGAGAGCTGGGGGCCGTATATCGACGGGGAGCTGATCAAGGAGCAGTCAGTGAGCGCCTTTCAGAAAGGACACTGGCAGAAGGAGAAACCCGTGCTGCTCG ggacCACCTCAGAAGAAGGCGTGATCTTTGTGTACGGCGTCTTCACTAAGCCCGTGTCAGCGGTCGAATGCACCGTCTACACGACGGCCATCTTCAAACAACACACCATCAAAATCCTGCGCAAATACCTGCCGCTCTACACAGACACAGACCACAGGGACATGCTGGCTCAG ATTGTGACAGACTACATCTTCCTGTGTCCGTCCCGGAGAGCCGCCCGTGCCGGCGTGTTGTCCGGCAGCTCCGTGTGGATGTATGTGTTCGATCACGTAGCGAGCGATCCTCGCGTGTGGTCGGGCTTGACGTTCTGTTACCATCACGCGTGTCACGGCGCAGAGCTGCCCTTCCTGTTCGACTCGGCCGTGGTGGCAAACTTCACTATGACTCAACCTGAGCGACTGCTGTCCAATCGCATGCTGTGCTACTGGGGTGCGTTCGCCCACGCGGCTGACCCCGGGTCACACACCGACATGAGCGTGTTCTGTCGACAGCAGCGTCCTCCGGCGTGGCCACGCTACACGGCTAACAGCGGCTGGCTGATCATGAACCTCACGACGCACACCCACGCTCAGGCAGGATCACGCAACGACATCTGTGACTTCTGGGACAAGCTTGGAATCTACCCATAA
- the krr1 gene encoding KRR1 small subunit processome component homolog, with amino-acid sequence MAAPTETTSETPTNKKQKKSKNTVDETELLTVPDGWKEPKFTREDNPKGLLEESSFATLFPKYREAYLKECWPLVQKALGDVFINATLDLIEGSMTVHTTKKTYDPYAVLRARDLIKLLARSVPFEQAVRILEDDVACDIIKIGTLVRNRERFVKRRQRLIGPKGSTLKALELLTNCYVMVQGNTVSALGPYNGLKEVRKVVLETMKNIHPIYNIKTLMIKRELANDPELRTQSWERFLPNFRHKSLSKRKKPKKKTVKKDYTPFPPPQPESKIDKELATGEFFLRESEKRRKKMTEIKVKQAEALSKRQEQRKKDFIPPKEKPAMKKTKPATTENKIDIQAIKEKVKKAKSKKLGAPPVNPETPSAKDGKRKKVKS; translated from the exons ATGGCGGCCCCCACAGAAACCACGAGTGAAACgccaacaaataaaaaacagaaaaagagcaAAAATACAG TGGATGAGACCGAACTGCTGACGGTACCAGATGGCTGGAAAGAGCCCAAGTTCACCCGAGAGGACAATCCCAAAGGTTTGCTGGAGGAGAGCAGCTTCGCCACACTTTTCCCCAAGTACAGAGAGGCGTACCTGAAAGAGTGCTGGCCGCTGGTGCAGAAAGCGCTCGGAGATGTG TTCATCAATGCCACACTGGACCTGATTGAAGGCAGTATGACGGTGCACACAACAAAGAAAACATATGACCCGTATGCAGTCCTCAGAGCGAGGGATCTCATCAAGTTACTGGCCAGAAGTGTGCCGTTTGAACAG GCTGTAAGGATACTTGAAGACGACGTGGCTTGTGACATCATAAAAATTGGGACTCTTGTGCGAAACAGAGAGCGTTTTGTGAAGAGACGACAGAGACTGATTGGCCCCAAGGGCTCCACGCTGAAG gCACTAGAGCTTCTGACCAACTGTTACGTGATGGTTCAGGGCAACACGGTGTCTGCTCTCGGCCCGTACAATGGCTTGAAGGAG GTACGGAAAGTCGTGCTTGAGACGATGAAGAATATTCACCCCATTTACAACATAAAG ACATTAATGATCAAGCGGGAGCTGGCGAATGACCCGGAGCTGCGCACTCAGAGCTGGGAGAGATTCCTGCCCAACTTCCGCCATAAGAGTCTCTCCAAACGCAAGAAGCCCAAGAAGAAGACAGTCAAGAAGGACTACACGCCGTTCCCTCCGCCTCAGCCCGAGAGCAAG ATTGATAAGGAGCTGGCAACCGGTGAGTTCTTCCTGCGAGAGAGCGAGAAGAGACGCAAGAAGATGACTGAAATTAAG GTGAAACAGGCTGAAGCTTTATCCAAGAGACAAGAGCAGCGGAAGAAAGATTTCATTCCCCCTAAAGAGAAACCCGCCATGAAGAAGACCAAACCAG CAACCACAGAAAACAAAATTGATATTCAagccattaaagaaaaagtGAAGAAAGCAAAAAGTAAAAAGCTCGGAGCTCCTCCTGTAAACCCCGAGACACCTTCAGCGAAAGACGGCAAACGGAAGAAAGTCAAAAGCTAA